The sequence below is a genomic window from Sorangiineae bacterium MSr12523.
CTGCGACCGTCGTCGAATTTGGAACCTCGTTCGGCTTCTCCACGATTCACCTTGCCGCCGCCGTCAAAGATCTCGGCGCGGGTCGCGTCATCTCCACCGAGCAGGAGCCGGCGAAGGTCATTGCCGCGCGCGCGAACCTCGAGGAGGCGGGCGTCGCCGACGTGGTGGAAATCCTCGAAGGCGACGCCTTGGGCACCTTGGAGAACCTCGAGGAGTCCATCGATGTGCTTTTCCTCGATGGCTGGAAAGCCCTGTACCTGCCGGTGCTCAAGCTGGTCGAGCCGCGCCTCGCGCCCGATGCCGTGGTGGTCGCGGACGATCTTGCCATCATGCCCGAGAAACTCGCGCCCTATCTCGAATACGTCCGTAATCCCAAGAATGGCTACTCCTCCGTGGAAATCCCGCTTGGAGACAGACTCGAGTTTTCCGTTCGAGCGCATGCGTAACCGGTAATCTATCTGGTATTCTAGGGGGGCATGAGCGCAAGCTTCTACATCGCGAGAGCCATCCTCGACGGGTTCGACAAGCACTACCGGCTCTTTCGTGAAACCACGGCCCGCGCCAAGGAGCGGTTCGAGCGCGCCGATTGGGAGGGGGGCCGCGCGGCCGCCTTCGCGCGCATCGACATGTACGACCAGCGCGTGCGCGAAGCCGTCGAGGTACTCGCCGAGCGCTTTCCCGATTTGGGGCTCGACGATACGCTCTGGCAATCGATCAAGCTCTCGTACGTGGGGCTCTTGCACGACCACAAGCAGCCGGAGTGTGCGGAGACCTTCTACAACTCCGTGGCCACGCGCGTGCTCGACCGCCGTTACCATAGCAACGAGTACATTTTCTCCCGCCCGGCCGTCTCCACCGAGCACCTCGATGGGGACGAGCCCACGTACCGCTCGTATTACCCAGCGGAACTGGGCGATGCCTTCCGGCAGATTCTCCTGAGTTACGACTTGAAGAGCCCCAAATTCGAAAACCCATTCCAGGATTTGGAGCGCGACGTGCGCCTCATGTTGCGCGCCGTGGAGGAGCACTTCCCGGAGGGCTGGGATCGGCAGCCGAATTTCCAGATCCAAGCCCTGCGTTCGCTCTTCTTTCGCAACAAGGCCGCGTACATCGTGGGGCGGGTGCTCAATGGCAACGTGCTCATCCCGCTCATGGTTCCCATTCTGCGGGACGAGGAGGGCCGCCTCTTCGTGGATGCCTTGCTTCTCGACAAGCGCAGCATCGGGCGCGTGCTCAGTTTGAACCACGTTTACTTCATGGTCGACATGGAGGTGCCCGCCGCCTACGTCTCCTTTCTCGAGACTGTGGTGCCGCAGCGCCCGCGGGCCGATCTCTATACGATGGTGGGGCTGCAGAAGCAGGGCAAAACCTTGTTCTTTCGCGATCTGCAGCAGCATTTGAAGCACTCGACCGACACCTTCGTGCTCGCGCCCGGAACGAAGGGCATGGTCATGCTCGTCTTCACGCTGCCGTCGCTCCCGTGCGTCTTCAAGATCATCCGCGACTGGTTCGAGCCGCCGAAGGATACGGATCGCAATGTGGTGTTGGATCGGTACCAGCTGGTCAAGCACCACGACCGGGTGGGCCGCATGACCGACGCGCTGGAGTTCACCCACGTAGCCTTTCCGCGTGAGCGCTTCAGTGTCGAGGTGCTCGAGGAGATGGAACGCGTTGCACCGTCCAACGTCACCATCGAGGGCGATCGCATCGTGCTCAAACACATTTACGTGGAGCGCCGCCTGGTGCCCCTGGACATGTACATCCAGGATGCCAACGACGACGAACTCCGCGACGTGATTCGCGAGTACGGTGAGGCCGTCAAGGACCTGGCGCGCGCGAACATCTTCCCTGGCGACCTCCTGACGAAGAACTTTGGCGTCACGCGGTACGGACGGGTCGTCTTTTATGATTACGACGAAATTTGTTATCTGACCGATTGCCGTTTTCGGAGCATGCCCAAACCGCGCGACGACGAAGAAGAGATGGCCAACGAACCATGGTTTGCCGTCGAGCCGAACGACATCTTTCCGGAACAGTTTCCCATGTTTCTCTTTCCGGAAGGGCGCACGCGGGAAATCTTTCTCGCCGAGCACCGCGACCTCGCCCAAGCTCGCTTTTGGATCGAGCGTCAAGCCCACATTCGCGAGGGCCGCGAGGAAGAGGTATTCCCCTATGGCGAGGCACACCGATTCGCCAACCGCGATCACAAGGGCGGGTAACGACGATTCGGTTGGCACAGATTGGCCCGCTCGGGCCGCGATAACGCTAGGAAATCCGGGCTCGAATGGGTGGCACTTCCTTTGCGATGCCACGCTTCATGCGAAATCGATCCGTTGGCTTTTTTGCCGTTTCAGCGCTCTCGCTTGGCGCGGTCGGAATCGTCCCGAGTGCCTGCAACTCGACGGGAACCCCTTCGTACCAAGCGGCGTACGAAGCCTGTGTCGCCTCGGTGCCGAAGCCCGCACCGCAGGTCGTGGCTGGCAACGCCTCGAAAGTTCAGTCGGGCCTGGTGGCCAGCGACGAGAATGCTGCCGATGCCACGATGCGCGCGGCGGCCGTTGCCGGAATGAGGCGCGCCGTCGACAATGCCAAATACAATGCCCTGGTGAATCTGCGCTGCTCCGCGCTCTCGAAGGGTAGCGGTGAATACGATAGCGCGGGAGGGGCAGGGTCGGGCGGCGTGCCGGCGCCGGCGAACGACCATGGATCGCCGACGAACGTGTCGGGCACGAACAACCAAGTGAGCGGTGTCGACGAAGCGGATTTCGTCAAGAACGATGGACACTACATATATACGGCGACGGGGTCGGCGCTGCACATCGTGGAGGCATGGCCGGCGAAGAGCATGCGCGAGGTGGGCAAGGCCACCCTCGAGGGCACGCCGCTGAAGCTCTTCGTCGTGGGCGACCGAGCCTTGGTGTACTCCTCGGTGCAGAAGCAGAATGCTGCGCCCAGCCGCTTGCGATCGGCTCCCATCGGTGGTGGCAGCAGCGGGGCCTGCACCTACGGCTACGATTGCGACTTTTCCGGCGATGGCACGGCGACGACGCTATCGCTGTTCGACCTCACCGACCGCACGCACCCGAGGTTGGTGCGAACGCTCAAAAGCTCGGCCTCGCTGATTGCGGCGCGGCGCATTGGCAATGCCGTCCACACCGTGCTCGGGCAAAGGGCGACCACGCCCAGCTACCGCACCTACCCCGAGGGAAGCCCGAAAACGGAGGCCGAGGCCGAACGAGCCTTCGAGGCCCTGAAGATCGACAACGAGAAGGCCATGGCCAACCTCACTATGAAGGACCAGCTTCCGACGTTGGATGCCGGTGGCGGGGCGGCGCCGATTACCCATCTTCTGCAGTCCACGGTGCCGGACGGCGTGGCCTTTACCACGGTCCTATCCCTCGACATCGCCAACGACAGCGCGCCGCTGAACTCCGTGACCGTATTGAGCCGTGCGGGTGCCGTGTATGCGTCGGCGAAGTCGCTTTACATGGCCGTTCCGCATCAGCGCGACGGGTATTACGGCTGGTTCGATGACGCGCCCAGCTTCGACGAAGTGTCCTCCGTGCACAAATTCGCGATTGGCGATGGTGTGCTTGCGACGGAATACCGCGCGAGCGGTACGGTCAAAGGGCGCGTGTTGAATCAATTCTCGATGGACGAAAAGGACGACCATCTCCGCATCGCCACCACCACGGGCCACCTCCCGAGCCCCAATGCGCACAACACGCTGTCCATTCTCGGGCAAGAGGGCCCGGCGTTGAAGGTCTCGGGCCAAATCGACAACATCGCCAATGGCGAGGACATTCGCTCCGTGCGGTTCGACGGCGACCGCGGCTTCATGGTGACGTTCAAGAAGACCGATCCGCTCTACGCCTTCGATCTCTCGAAACCGAGCGCGCCGGTCATTTTGGGCGAGTTGAAGATCCCGGGGTTTTCCACGTACATGCACGTGATGGACAAGAATCACCTTCTGACCATCGGTTACGACGCCAACGATCACGGTGATTTTGCCTTCTTCGACGGCGTTCTTCTGCAGATCTTCGATGTCTCGAACCCGAAGTCGCCGGCCTTGGTGCACAAGGCGAAGATTGGCACCCGGGGATCCAGTTCCGAGGCGCTGTCGGATCATCTCGCGTTCAACTACTTCGTTCCGAAGGGCGCACTCGCTCTGCCCATGACCATCTGCGAGGGCGGCGGCGACGGTTCCTATGGCACCAACATGACATTCAGTGGCCTCATGGTCTACGACGTCTCGCTGGACCGCGGCTTCGCCCTTCGCGGCACCGTGGCACACCCCAATGCGGAAACCGGCAACGGTTACAACAACGGCGGTTGCTACAACTGGTGGACCAACGCCTCGAGCGAGGTCAAGCGCAGCATCTTCATGGACGACATCGTCTACAGCGTCTCCACCTCCCGCATCAAAGCCAACGACCTGCAAACCCTCGCCACCGACGTTGCCGAGGTCTCGATTCGCTGATTTGCCCGTATAGTGACAAATGCCGGAGCTCGCTTAGCTTGAAATTGCCATTCAATGGACAAAAATGAGACCTGGCTTGGGCCGATTTTTGTCACTAAAATGGCAACAGGCCATGGCCAGCACAACCGCCAGTCTCGAAATTCACGTGAAGGGTCGCTGGCACGTGGCGGGAGCGCTGTCCTTCTCGGCGCCCGAGCGAGGCATTTCGTCGCCGGGAGCGTTCGAATACGATCTCGACTACCTCGACACCATGTCGACGGCGCTTGGTGTGCGCGACGCCCGTGCGGTGTCGTGCGGTTATCCCTTGGCGTACGACACTCCAACGGAGGCGGCCTGGCCTCCGTTTCTGTTGGACATCATTCCCACGGGGGCTGCCCGACGGTACTGGGAGGATCGTTTGCAGCTGCCGAATACGAGCAGCTCCGATTGGCAGGTGCTCATGCATGGCGCGGGAAACCCGACGGGTAACCTTCGCATTCGAGAGGCCGTTGACTCCCCCAATCCGGGGACGCATCCCGGATTCTCACGCGCCGACGTCCTCGAACGGGCCGAGCACTTCATCGAGTACGCGCACGCGAGTGGTGCACCCGTTTCGGGTTCGAGCGGGGCAGGCGGCGATTCCCCGAAGTTTCTTCTGCGGGAAGACAAGAAGGGGCGCTGGTTCGCCGATGGCGTGTTGCCGGATTCGAAGACCCGGCACTGCTGGTTGGTGAAGTTTCCCCGGACGCGTGACGCTTCCGATCGGCTGATTCTCGAAGCGGAGGCGGCATACCATGCGGTGGCCAAGCGGCTTGGCGTGCGCACCTTCGGTGACGTGACGTGGGAGAGTGACTGCCTGTTCATCCCCCGGTTCGATCGTGTGGTCCGCAAAGGTGTCATCGAGCGGCTGGGGCTCGAAAGCCTTTGTTCCCTCGTCGGCATCGCCGAATTTGGCGTGCCGCTACGCAAGGAGCGGCAGGTGAGTGCGCTCATGCGCTACGTCACCGAGCCCCAGCAGGAGCTACGCGAGTTTCTCCTTCGAGACGTTCTCGACGTGGCGATGGGAAATACGGACAATCACGGGCGCAATACTTCGGTGTTGAAGACTGCCGATGGGTTCATTGCGCTGTCGCCGCTGTACGATTTTGCCCCGATGATCCTGGATCGGCGTGGGGTGGCCCGAGTCAGCCGCTGGGAGGATAATGCCGATTATCCGAATTGGACGGGGGTCGCGGAAGCTGTGGCTCGTTTTGCAGACGTTGGCCAGACGAAGCGCTGGCTTCGTCACCTCGGCGCTCGGATCGAGGAGCTTCCGAACACCATGAAGGACGTGGGGGTTCCCGTTCGCGTCATCGCACGATGCGAAGAGCGCATTCGGCGTGTCGCATCCGGATTGCGTACGGTGCGGTGATGGCAAGTGTCCGGAAGAAAAAAGAAGACCGCGCCGCTCTTCGTACCGAGTTGTACGATCGCGTAAAGCGCGGCGAGATCTCCCTGGTGGAAGCCGTGCGGACGATGCGCAAGATCGCTGGTAAGACGCAGGCGGAGTACGCGCGCCTCGTGGGCGTTGGGCCGCGCGTGCTGATCGACTTCGAGAGGGGCGTAGGCAATCCCACCATCAAGACGCTGGAAAAAATGCTACGCCCCTTCAACCTCGAGCTAACGGTTCGCAGAAAACCCGAAGAGCGCGATTGACTACTCCTCCGGTTTTACCCAGATGCCGCGTTCGTGCATCAATCGGATTTGCCGGTCGATGACTTCCTCGCGGTACTCGGCGTGTTTCATCGGGGCGCGGTGGAGGTACAGGTTTTTCGGATAGATGGGGCGGCGGTAGAGCAATTGATAAAGTTCGGTCGGTAGATCCTTCATCCAATTGTCCCATTGGGCGCGGGCGCGGTGGTCGCGCAAGGCTTGGATGTCCACCACGCCGGCAACGTAGGTCGAACCGGCGCCGTAGCGTTGCTCCCCCACGATGCGGCCTTTGTAGTCGATGACCATGGATTGCCCGCCGAAGGTATCGATGGGCGTGTTGTCCTCGGGGTGCAAGTAATAGGTGCCCATGTTGGGGGCGACGACGTACACGTTGTTGTCGAGCGCCCGTGCCCGGCTCTGAATTTCGAACATGCCATTTCCGACGGCCGGGTGCGGGTAGGCTCCGCGGTAAATGACCTCGGCGCCATTGAGCGCCAACGCACGGGCATTTTCCGGATAGGAGCCCTCGTTGGCCATCATGATGCCCAAGCGCCCTATTTCGGTATCCACCACGGGCCAGAAGGCATCGAGCTCGTTGCCGTACTTCGCAACCCATGCATCATACACATTGTGTGGAACCACCGAGTGCTCCACGGGAAACAGCGGTGCCACCTTGTGGTGGCGCAAAATCAGCTTTCCCTTGGGATCGAGGATGAAGCCCACATTGAAGAACCGCTCGGGAAAATCCGGGTGACGCGCCTTGGCCTGCGCAATGACGTAAGCGTCGAACTCGCGCGCAATCTTTCCGAGGGCCTCCGTTTCCGGGCCGGGGATGTCGATGGCGCACTCGCGTGCGAAGGTGACGTGATCCAAATCGAGCACTTCATCGTTGAATCCCTGCAACGCCCCTTCCGGAATGGCGATGAGGCGCACCGGTAGGTCCAAGCTCGAAAGCCACCCGGCGGCCTTGGCCAGGTGCCCCAAGTGCTCGATGTTGATCCCGATGTCGGCGCGCTTGCGAATACCGCGAACCGTGGGAATGAGTCCGACCGCCGTGTACGGTTTGATCATGGAACCTTCCTCCGCGCGAAAGTAAGAATGGATGGCCTGACAGCAGACGCCTTCGTGAAGCCTTTCGCAAGGAGACAGAGCGAATCGTGAAGAAAGGTTAATGAAGTTGCAAATCGATATCATCATGGCACGACGTCACCATGGCTAGTGGTCAAGGGCTGCTCGGAAAGATGTTGGGACGCCTCCTGTTTCGCCACGCGACCGCAACCGCGGTGCACGAGGTTTCTGCCCACTTCCGCCGCGTCGAACTGCGCGGGGAAGCATTGCGGAACGCGGGCTGGGCCGCCGGCGACAAGGTCCAAGTGTTCCTTCCGGACATCGGCATGCGCACGTACACGCCGCTCTCGTGGCACGAGGCGCGCGGCACCACGGAGTTGTTGCTCTATGCGCATGGCGATGGGCCAGGCAGCCGCTGGACGCAGAGCCTTCGCGAGGGCGACGCGTGCCAATTTTTCGGCCCGCGACGTTCGCTGAGTTTGCGCGAAGACGAGCCGATTTTTCTCGTTGGCGACGAAACGGCGTTCGGCGTGGCGCACGCCTTCAAATCCTCGATGCGCGCGGGCGGGATGCGGGCGGCTTTCGAAGTGACATCGCGCCCCGAATCGGAGGGGGTGCTCCACCAAATCGGCCTCGCCGATGCGGAGTGTTTCGAGCGCGCGCCGGAAGACCTGCACTTGGATGGCGTCTGCGGATCGATCCGGCGTGCGGTGACGGCGCGCCCCGATACGCGCCTGGTGCTCACCGGACGCGCGCAATCGATCCAATGGATCCGTGCGCGGCTCAAACGCGATGGGCTTCGCGCCCCGAGCACGGTGAAGCCGTATTGGTCCGTCGGCAAGCGCGGACTCGACTGAATCACCTGGGATTACCTGTTGCGGA
It includes:
- the aceK gene encoding bifunctional isocitrate dehydrogenase kinase/phosphatase, whose amino-acid sequence is MSASFYIARAILDGFDKHYRLFRETTARAKERFERADWEGGRAAAFARIDMYDQRVREAVEVLAERFPDLGLDDTLWQSIKLSYVGLLHDHKQPECAETFYNSVATRVLDRRYHSNEYIFSRPAVSTEHLDGDEPTYRSYYPAELGDAFRQILLSYDLKSPKFENPFQDLERDVRLMLRAVEEHFPEGWDRQPNFQIQALRSLFFRNKAAYIVGRVLNGNVLIPLMVPILRDEEGRLFVDALLLDKRSIGRVLSLNHVYFMVDMEVPAAYVSFLETVVPQRPRADLYTMVGLQKQGKTLFFRDLQQHLKHSTDTFVLAPGTKGMVMLVFTLPSLPCVFKIIRDWFEPPKDTDRNVVLDRYQLVKHHDRVGRMTDALEFTHVAFPRERFSVEVLEEMERVAPSNVTIEGDRIVLKHIYVERRLVPLDMYIQDANDDELRDVIREYGEAVKDLARANIFPGDLLTKNFGVTRYGRVVFYDYDEICYLTDCRFRSMPKPRDDEEEMANEPWFAVEPNDIFPEQFPMFLFPEGRTREIFLAEHRDLAQARFWIERQAHIREGREEEVFPYGEAHRFANRDHKGG
- a CDS encoding type II toxin-antitoxin system HipA family toxin, translating into MASTTASLEIHVKGRWHVAGALSFSAPERGISSPGAFEYDLDYLDTMSTALGVRDARAVSCGYPLAYDTPTEAAWPPFLLDIIPTGAARRYWEDRLQLPNTSSSDWQVLMHGAGNPTGNLRIREAVDSPNPGTHPGFSRADVLERAEHFIEYAHASGAPVSGSSGAGGDSPKFLLREDKKGRWFADGVLPDSKTRHCWLVKFPRTRDASDRLILEAEAAYHAVAKRLGVRTFGDVTWESDCLFIPRFDRVVRKGVIERLGLESLCSLVGIAEFGVPLRKERQVSALMRYVTEPQQELREFLLRDVLDVAMGNTDNHGRNTSVLKTADGFIALSPLYDFAPMILDRRGVARVSRWEDNADYPNWTGVAEAVARFADVGQTKRWLRHLGARIEELPNTMKDVGVPVRVIARCEERIRRVASGLRTVR
- a CDS encoding beta-propeller domain-containing protein, which codes for MRNRSVGFFAVSALSLGAVGIVPSACNSTGTPSYQAAYEACVASVPKPAPQVVAGNASKVQSGLVASDENAADATMRAAAVAGMRRAVDNAKYNALVNLRCSALSKGSGEYDSAGGAGSGGVPAPANDHGSPTNVSGTNNQVSGVDEADFVKNDGHYIYTATGSALHIVEAWPAKSMREVGKATLEGTPLKLFVVGDRALVYSSVQKQNAAPSRLRSAPIGGGSSGACTYGYDCDFSGDGTATTLSLFDLTDRTHPRLVRTLKSSASLIAARRIGNAVHTVLGQRATTPSYRTYPEGSPKTEAEAERAFEALKIDNEKAMANLTMKDQLPTLDAGGGAAPITHLLQSTVPDGVAFTTVLSLDIANDSAPLNSVTVLSRAGAVYASAKSLYMAVPHQRDGYYGWFDDAPSFDEVSSVHKFAIGDGVLATEYRASGTVKGRVLNQFSMDEKDDHLRIATTTGHLPSPNAHNTLSILGQEGPALKVSGQIDNIANGEDIRSVRFDGDRGFMVTFKKTDPLYAFDLSKPSAPVILGELKIPGFSTYMHVMDKNHLLTIGYDANDHGDFAFFDGVLLQIFDVSNPKSPALVHKAKIGTRGSSSEALSDHLAFNYFVPKGALALPMTICEGGGDGSYGTNMTFSGLMVYDVSLDRGFALRGTVAHPNAETGNGYNNGGCYNWWTNASSEVKRSIFMDDIVYSVSTSRIKANDLQTLATDVAEVSIR
- a CDS encoding class I SAM-dependent methyltransferase, which gives rise to MNNTSLYSPRVTSTVERLLRTAETVDAEITPRAFAHIKATGGVRDDQAVAHLLRDAYMAIDVPTAKFLYNLVRARGAATVVEFGTSFGFSTIHLAAAVKDLGAGRVISTEQEPAKVIAARANLEEAGVADVVEILEGDALGTLENLEESIDVLFLDGWKALYLPVLKLVEPRLAPDAVVVADDLAIMPEKLAPYLEYVRNPKNGYSSVEIPLGDRLEFSVRAHA
- a CDS encoding siderophore-interacting protein gives rise to the protein MASGQGLLGKMLGRLLFRHATATAVHEVSAHFRRVELRGEALRNAGWAAGDKVQVFLPDIGMRTYTPLSWHEARGTTELLLYAHGDGPGSRWTQSLREGDACQFFGPRRSLSLREDEPIFLVGDETAFGVAHAFKSSMRAGGMRAAFEVTSRPESEGVLHQIGLADAECFERAPEDLHLDGVCGSIRRAVTARPDTRLVLTGRAQSIQWIRARLKRDGLRAPSTVKPYWSVGKRGLD
- a CDS encoding helix-turn-helix domain-containing protein; its protein translation is MASVRKKKEDRAALRTELYDRVKRGEISLVEAVRTMRKIAGKTQAEYARLVGVGPRVLIDFERGVGNPTIKTLEKMLRPFNLELTVRRKPEERD